In Candidatus Polarisedimenticolia bacterium, the genomic window CGGCGCCGCGCCGAATGGTCCTTTCCGGCGGGTTGCTGCGCGACCGGCGCTTCGTGGCCCTGCAGGCCGCGATTCTTGGGAGGAGGCTGGAGATTCCAGAGATACCCGAGGCCACGGCGCTCGGAGCCGCGGCGCTGGCCCGGCACTTCTTGAGAGATCTCGACCTGAATCGGGAAGCGCCGCGCCCGGCCCGGTCGGTGGTTCCCGCTTCCTCCGCCGAGTCCGAGCGCTACTACCGCCGGTTCCGTTCTCACCTCGACCGACTCCTTTCCTGATTCGCGGTATCTCGGCTTCGAGGCCTGTCCCCATGGAGATCGGACCGGGATACTGCCCCTGCGGTATGATGAATCGGGCCCGGGACCCCCGCGCGCCTGCGGGACGCCCGGACCGGGCGAGGCATCAACCGTCGGAGAAAAGCCATGAGCATGGGAAAGATCGCGATTCTGGTGGAGAACGACTATCAGGACCAGGAAGTCTGGGTCCCGTTGTATCGCCTGAGAGAAGAGGGTTATGAGACGGTGGTGGTGGGCCCTGCCGCCGCCACTTACAAATCCAAATATGGAGTTCCGATCCAGGCCACCGTTGCCGCGTCGGCGGCGCGCTCCGAGGAGTTTCTCGGGGTGGTCATCCCCGGCGGCTGGGCCCCCGACCGGCTGCGCCAGGATGCCGGAGTCCTGCGGCTGGTGAAGGAGCTGTACGAGAAGCGCCGCCTGGTCGCCGCCATCTGCCATGCCGGCTGGGTCCTGGCCTCCGCCGGGATCGCCCGCGGGCGGAGCCTGACCTCCTACATCGCCATCAAGGACGATATGGTGCATGCGGGGGCGGAGTGGGTCGACCGCGAGGTGGTGCGCGACGGCAACCTGATCACCTCCCGCAAGCCGGACGACATTCCCGCCTTCTGCCGTGAGATCGTCGCCACCCTCAAGGAAGCGCGTTGAAATCCTCGAAGCCAGCCTTGCGATCTTCTTTCGCCGCGCGCATCCGTGGTCTCGTGCAATCCGACATCCGCCGCATGTCGCGTGAGTGCGAGCTTGCCGGGGGGATCAACCTGGGGCAGGGTATCTGCGACCAGCCGGTTCCCGATATGGTCAAGGAGGCGGCGGTCGAATCGGTGCGCGCCGACCGGAGCATCTACTCGAAATTCGAGGGGATCGACCCGCTGCGGGCGAAGATTGCCGAGAAGATGCACCGCTACAACGGCATCCGCTGCGATCCCGATCGTGAGGTGGTGGTGACGGTGGGGTCGACGGGGGGATTCGTGGCGGCGGCGCTGGCCTGCGTCGAGCCGGGCGACGAGGTGATCCTCTTCTCCCCTTTCTACGGCTACCACCTGAACATTCTCAAGCTCTGCCAGGCGAGCTTCCGGTTCGTGACGATCCGGCCGCCCGACTGGAGCTTTGACCCGCGCGAGCTGGAGCAGGCCTTCGGGGAACGGACCCGCGCCATCGTCATCAACACCCCCTCGAATCCGTGCGGCAAGGTCTTCAGTCGGGAAGAGCTGGATCTCATCGGGAAGCTGTGCGAGCGTCACGACGTTCTGGCCATCACCGATGAGATTTACGAGTACATCCTTTACGACGGACGCCGGCACGTGAGCCTCGGGTCGCTTCCCGGCATGGAAGACAGGACGATAACGCTTTCTGGCTTCTCCAAGACCTACAACATGACGGGGTGGCGCCTCGGATACGCGGTCGGGGCCGCCCCTCTGATGGAGAAAGTCGGCCTTCTGAACGATCTGCTCTACATCTGCGCACCGACACCGCTGCAGCACGGGGTGGTCAAGGCCTTCGATCTGCCCGCGTCTTATTACGAACAGCTGCGGGCGGACTACGCGCGCAAGCTCGAGATGACCTGCGCCGCCTGCGAAACCGGCGGGCTGCGTCCGCTGCGGCCGCACGGCTCCTACTACCTGCTGGCCGATGTTGCGACGCTCGGGCTATCCGACGACAAGGCCGCCTCCGATTTCCTCCTGAAGCGGGGCGGCGTCGCGTCGGTGCCGGGCAGCTCCTTCTACGCCGATCCGGCGGATGGGAGGAGCCAGGTGCGCCTCTGCTTCGCCAAGCAGGACGCCGCGCTCGAGGAAGCCTGCCGGCGGCTCAGCGGGGTCAGCGCCCTGCCTCGATGATCGCGTCTTCCGAGGGACGATCCCTCTTCGCCACCCTGCTCCCCGCCTCCCTCCTGGTCCTCGCCATTCTGCTGTGGCCGCAGGTGCTGGGGAGCTTCGTTCCCCTGGTCTGGCAGATCGGCAACCTGGCCCCCTACTGCCTGGTCCTGAGCGTTGCCTGCCTGGCGGCGGCGCTGGTCGCATGGCTTCGACGTAATCGGATTGCGGCCCTGGCCGCGCGGACTTTCCCGACCGGGCGTCATCTACTCTATGCCGCGGCCGCTTTGCTCCTGTCGGTGCTGGTCGTCCTGGGCGCCGGCGAGGCCATCCTGCGCTGGACGAGCTACCCTTTCCGCACCGGATGGACGCCGATGGAGTATCGGATCTCGCGCTTCGATCCGGTCCTGGGATGGTCCTACGTTCCGAGACTGGTCATCACCCAGCGCTTTGGCTCGGCCGGGCGGCCCGTGCAGATAGCCTTCGACGATCAAGGGATTCGGATTGCGGCGCCGGGCGTCCGATTCGATCCGACGCGGCCGTCCGCGCTGTTCGCCGGCTGCTCCTACACCTTCGGGCACGGCCTCCCTTACGAGGAGACCTTCGTGGGGCGCCTCGGCGCCGATCCAGCCTTCGGGCTGCAGGCGGTCAATCTGGGGGTCCAGGGGTACGGGACCGATCAGGCGCTGCTCCGGCTGAAAGAGGAGCTTCCGCGCTTCAACACCAAGGTCGTCGTCTATACCTTCCTCCTGGACCATGTGATGCGCAACGACAACGCCGACCGGCGATTCATCTTTCCGAAAGCCCGCTTTCCAGGAACCAAGCCGCGCTTCGCGGTTAAAGAGGGCCGGCTGATAGAGGTAAGTCCCCCACGCCGCTACGAGGATCTGGTGGATTGCCACCTTTGCGATGTGGTCGGGCTGTTCTGGGCGAAGTCGGGGCCTCCGCCCAGCCTCGAGTTGACGCGCGCCCTGGTGAAGGCGATGAAGGAATACGTCGAATCGCAGGGCGTGGCTTTCGTCCTGGTGCTTTGGACCAACCCGCACCGACTCGATTCGTCGCAGCTGGCGGAGAGCCTGTTTCCCGGGCTGGGGGCCACGGTGGTGGACCTGGGATCCGGCGCCCCGCCCGATTTCCCGCAATGGATGATCCCCGGCGAGACCCACCCCGATGCGCGCGCCCATGCCTACGCCGCGCGGCGGATCGAGGAGAAGCTGCGCGAGCTGCGGCTCGTGCCGGCAAGCTAGGGTGAATCCGTCGAACTCTAGTTCTTGCCGCTTCTGACCGCGAGACTTCCCAGTCCCGCGATTCCCATCGCCAGAACCGCCAGATTGGCCTGGACCGAGCGCGCGTGAAGCGCATCGAAGCGCTTCTGCGCCTCGGCGCGCGCGATGGGAGTCGCCGCGCTGACGCGCTCCTCCTTGAGGCGGTGGATGCGCGGCTCGAGAATCCAGCCGGCGTAGAGGGTGGAGGAAAGCATGACGAGCATGAGGAGGGTTTGCAGGAAGCGCAGGCCGCGCGAGCCCGACTCGAAAAGGAACAGCACGAGGACCGACAGCAGGGCCGACACGCCGCACACGACGCCCGCCCGATAGTAGCGCGGGAAGACCTCCGCCAGCAGCTTCCCCGCGGCGGCACGATCCATGGCCTGAAAGATGGTGGGGGCGATGACGGCGGAGAAGAACGCGATAGTGCCGACCCAGAGCGACAGGGCGAGCGTCAGGAGAAACTGGAAGAGCCAGCGCAGCATGCGAATCGTCTCCCGGATGAAAAGAAAAGGCCGGCCCGAAGGCCGGCCCATCATCCTATCCGATCCGCGGCACCGGTTCTTACAGCCCCGAATTCTCCAGGAAGGCGCGAAGCTTCTGGCTGCGCGAGGGGTGGCGCAGCTTGCGCAGCGCCTTCGATTCGATCTGGCGGATGCGCTCGCGCGTCACCGCGA contains:
- a CDS encoding type 1 glutamine amidotransferase domain-containing protein, whose translation is MSMGKIAILVENDYQDQEVWVPLYRLREEGYETVVVGPAAATYKSKYGVPIQATVAASAARSEEFLGVVIPGGWAPDRLRQDAGVLRLVKELYEKRRLVAAICHAGWVLASAGIARGRSLTSYIAIKDDMVHAGAEWVDREVVRDGNLITSRKPDDIPAFCREIVATLKEAR
- a CDS encoding DUF4149 domain-containing protein, which translates into the protein MLRWLFQFLLTLALSLWVGTIAFFSAVIAPTIFQAMDRAAAGKLLAEVFPRYYRAGVVCGVSALLSVLVLFLFESGSRGLRFLQTLLMLVMLSSTLYAGWILEPRIHRLKEERVSAATPIARAEAQKRFDALHARSVQANLAVLAMGIAGLGSLAVRSGKN
- a CDS encoding aminotransferase class I/II-fold pyridoxal phosphate-dependent enzyme, with protein sequence MKSSKPALRSSFAARIRGLVQSDIRRMSRECELAGGINLGQGICDQPVPDMVKEAAVESVRADRSIYSKFEGIDPLRAKIAEKMHRYNGIRCDPDREVVVTVGSTGGFVAAALACVEPGDEVILFSPFYGYHLNILKLCQASFRFVTIRPPDWSFDPRELEQAFGERTRAIVINTPSNPCGKVFSREELDLIGKLCERHDVLAITDEIYEYILYDGRRHVSLGSLPGMEDRTITLSGFSKTYNMTGWRLGYAVGAAPLMEKVGLLNDLLYICAPTPLQHGVVKAFDLPASYYEQLRADYARKLEMTCAACETGGLRPLRPHGSYYLLADVATLGLSDDKAASDFLLKRGGVASVPGSSFYADPADGRSQVRLCFAKQDAALEEACRRLSGVSALPR